CTGGGCTGCCTCCACCGTGCAGCCCGTGCTCCCCAGCAGAAAGCCGCACGAGTCGTGTGTGGCGCGCAGCTCGAGCACCTCGCGCACATGCGGGAAGGGTGCGTTCTCATCGCTGTGGCTCGAGTCGCCGTCGTCCCAGATCGCGACGAGTCCGAGATCTTGCACGGGAGCGAACATCGCGGCCCGGGTGCCGACGACGGCCCGCACCGACCCCCGGCGCACAGCGAGCCACTGCCGGTACCGCTTCTCGGGCCCGGACTCGGCGGTCAGCACCGCATGCCGCCCCTCCCCCAGCAGCGCGGTCAGCGCGGCATCGACCCGCGCCGCGCGCCTCCCGTCGGGCACCACCACCAGCGCACCCCGCCCGGAGGCGAGTGTCGCCGCGACGGACCGCGCCAGCTCGTCCGACCACTGCGGCCCGGGCAGCGCGGTCCACACGGCCCGCGGCGCGCCACCACTCGCGAGTGCCTCCAGAAACGCCACCCCACGCCCGTACCGCCCCCAGGTGGCGGCCTCCGGCGCGGCCGGCGGCGACAGCGGCTCCGGCGAGGGCTTCGCCTCGGCCCGTCCGTTCCTGGGCGGGACGGCGAGCTGCAGCACATCCGCCAGGCTCCCGGCGTACCGATCGGCGACCGCACGGGCGAGAGCGAGCATCTCCGGGCTGAGCACCGGCTCGGGCGAGACCACATAGGCGAGCGCCGCGAGCGCTCCCACGTAGTCGGATTCCGCGCGCCGCTCGATGAGGAACCCGTCGATCAGCCCGCCGCCCTCACGCCGCCCTTCCCGCACCCGATGCGCCCCGGCCCCGAACCGGACGCGCACCCGCACTCCGGGCTGCGCGTCCGCGTCCAGCTCCTCGGGCACGGCGTAGTCGAAGTACTGGTCGAGATGGAGCACGCCTTTGTTGACCATGACCCGCGCCACGGGCAACTCCTTGGCAAGCGCGGCCCCACGCCAGGTCCGCGGCTTGGCCTTGGGCACCTTGGCCTTGCGCACGGTCTCCCGGATGAGCGCAAGCTGCTCCGGCCCACCGTCGGCGGGCTCTTCGGGCTGCTTGTTGTCGCTGCTCACAGCCAAATTCCTACCAGACGCCACTGACAGTCCCGACCGCCGGAACCTCGGTACGAACGACGGCCCGGACGTACGAACGACGGCCCCGGACCGTAGCGGTCCGGGGCCGTCGCAGGGCGTTGTGGCTTACGAAGACTTACAGCCCCGCAGCCGTGCGCAGCGCGTCGACGCGGTCGGTGCGCTCCCACGTGAAGTCCGCCAGCTCGCGGCCGAAGTGGCCGTACGCCGCGGTCTGGGCGTAGATCGGGCGCAGCAGGTCCAGGTCGCGGATGATCGCGGCCGGGCGGAGGTCGAAGACCTCGGTGATGGCCTGCTCGATCTTGTCGACCTCGAGCGTGGCCGTGCCGAAGGTCTCCACGAAGAGTCCGACCGGCTCGGCCTTGCCGATGGCGTACGCGACCTGGACCTCGCAGCGCGCGGCGAGACCGGCGGCCACCACGTTCTTGGCGACCCAGCGCATCGCGTACGCGGCGCTGCGGTCCACCTTGGACGGGTCCTTGCCGGAGAACGCGCCGCCACCGTGGCGTGCCATGCCGCCGTACGTGTCAATGATGATCTTCCGGCCGGTGAGACCGGCGTCACCCATCGGGCCACCGATCTCGAACCGGCCGGTCGGGTTGACCAGCAGCCGGTAGCCGTCGGTGTCCAGCTTGATGCCGTCCTCGATGAGCTCCTTCAGCACATGCTCGACGACGAACTCGCGGATGTCGGGAGCGAGCAGCGAGTCCAGGTCGATGTCGGACGCGTGCTGCGAGGAGACGACCACGGTGTCCAGGCGCACGGCCTTGTCGCCGTCGTACTCGATGGTGACCTGGGTCTTGCCGTCGGGGCGCAGGTAGGGGATGGTCCCGTTCTTGCGGACCTCGGAGAGGCGGCGGGAGAGCCGGTGCGCCAGGTGAATCGGCAGCGGCATCAGCGCGGGCGTCTCGTCGCAGGCGTAGCCGAACATCAGGCCCTGGTCGCCGGCGCCCTGCTTGTCGAGCTCGTCCTCGTCGCCCTCGACGCGCTTCTCGTACGCGGTGTCGACGCCCTGCGCGATGTCCGGCGACTGCGCGCCGATGGAGACCGAGACGCCGCAGGACGCGCCGTCGAAGCCCTTCTTCGAGGAGTCGTAACCGATCTCGAGGATCTTGTTCCGCACGAGCGTGGGGATGTCGGCGTACGCCTTGGTGGTCACCTCGCCGGCCACATGCACCAGACCGGTGGTGATCAAGGTCTCCACGGCGACCCGGGAGGCCGGGTCCTCCCGCAGAAGGGCGTCGAGAATGGTGTCGCTGATCTGGTCAGCGATCTTGTCGGGGTGACCCTCGGTCACGGACTCCGAGGTGAAGAGACGGCGGGACACATCGCTCCCTGGGGTTGCAGCGGCTGCTGGCTGATCATTTTTGGACCGGCCGGGGGCTGCGCCCCGCGACGTTCCACGAGCAGTTTATCGGTCGCCCTCCCCCGCTGGACCACCCGTCTCGCTCCGTGGGAGCCCTGTCACCTGTGAGGTGACATGAATATGTAGGCCGATCGGCCCCAATCCGCGAACGTTGTGCCGCATTTCATGGGGTTTCGTACATCCGCCGAGGCGATTTCAAGAATTCATCCGAGTCGTGGGACAACGAGGTCCCACAGCGTGTCCGCGAGAGCCTCCTTGGGTCCGTGAGGCACCGGCGTCTCATCGCCGTCCGCGGCGAGCACCACGGCCTCGTTCTCCTCGGAGCCGAAGGTCTTGCGCTCCCCCACCTCATTGACCACAAGCAGGTCGCAGCCCTTGCGGCGAAGCTTGTCGCGGCCGTTGGCGAGGACGTCGTCGGTTTCCGCCGCGAAGCCGACGATCACCTGAGCGGGGCGGGCCCGCTCGACGGAGATCTCGGCGAGGATGTCCGGATTGCGGACCAGTGCGATGGGCGCGGGCTCCTGGCCGTCCTTCTTCTTGATCTTGCCTTCGGTGTAGGCCGAGGGGCGGAAGTCCGCGACAGCCGCTGCCATCACCACGGCGTCGGCGTCCGCCGCCGCCTTGAGCACGGCCTCGCGCAACTGGACCGCCGTACCGACGTGGACCACGTCGACACCCGCGGGGTCCGGCATTCCGGTGTTCGCCTCGATGAGCGTGACCCTGGCGCCGCGGGCCACCGCGGTGCGCGCCAGCGCGTACCCCTGCTTGCCGGAGGAGCGGTTCCCCAGGTAGCGGACCGGGTCGAGCGGCTCGCGTGTCCCGCCCGCGCTGACGACCACATGCCGGCCGGCGAGATCCGGGGCGGCGACACCGCGGGCGAGCACCCGGCGGCATACATCGAAGATCTCACCGGGATCCGGGAGCCGGCCCTTGCCGGTGTCCACTCCGGTGAGCCGCCCCACGGCCGGCTCGATCACGACGGCTCCGCGGCGGCGCAGCGTCGCCACGTTCTCCTGGGTGGCCGGGTGCTCCCACATCTCGGTGTGCATCGCGGGCGCGAAGACCACCGGGCACCGCGCGGTCAGGAGCGTATTGGTGAGCAGGTCGTCGGCGAGGCCGTGCGCCGCCTTCGCGAGCATGTCGGCGGTCGCGGGCGCGACGACGACCAGATCGGCGTGCTGTCCGATCCGTACATGCGGAACCTCGTGGACGTCGGACCAGACCTCGGTCGAGACGGGGTTGCCGGAGAGCGCAGACCAGGTTGCCGCGCCGACGAAGTGCAGCGCCGAAGCGGTCGGCACCACCCGTACGTCGTGACCCGACTCGGTCAGCTTCCGCAGCAGCTCGCACGCCTTGTACGCGGCGATGCCTCCGCTGACCCCCAGAACGACCTTCGGCTTGTCCACTGACACTGCTGCGTCTCCCCGCATTCGGATGCGTACCTCCCCATGACACACGACAGGCCCGGCGGACGCTCCCCCTCGCTAGCGCTGGGAGGTGCCCCCTGCCGGGCCTGTCGTGAAGGAACAGATAATGCCTACTGAGCCGGGCCCTCAATGGCCTCCGAGGTCAGCAGACCCGCGTTGATCTCACGCAGGGCGATCGAGAGCGGCTTCTCGTGGACGTGGGTGTCCACCAGCGGACCGACGTACTCGAGCAGACCCTCACCGAGCTGCGAGTAGTACGCGTTGATCTGACGCGCGCGCTTGGCCGCGTAGATCACGAGGCTGTACTTCGAGTCAGTGGCCTCGAGCAGCTCGTCGATCGGCGGGTTGATGATGCCCTCGGGCGCAGTGATGGAAGAGGACACGCTAAGCCTTCCGAAGAACGTGCAAAATGTTCGGACAAAGATCAAACACTGAAGGAGTCCGGGGGCCCACGGCGTCAGCCGCTGATGGTCAGCTCCCGGAAGACAGCTGCATCAAGGCTAGCAGCTCACGCGCCACGTCCTCGACGGAGGTATTGACCAGGGTGATATCGAACTCCGACTCGGCGGCCAGCTCGACCTTCGCGGCCGCCAGCCGACGCTCGATGACCTCGGGAGACTCGGTGCCGCGGCCGGTGAGCCGCCGGACCAGCTCATCCCAGCTCGGCGGGGCCAGGAAGACCAGCTGCGATTCCGGCATGGACTCCTTGACCTGCCGCGCGCCCTGGAGATCGATCTCCAGCAGCACGGGTTCGCCCGCCTCGATCCGCTCGAGGACCGCACGGCGCGGTGTGCCGTAGCGATGACCTGCGAACTCGGCCCATTCCAGCAGCTCGCCATTGGCGATCAGCTTGTCGAACTCCTCGTCGGTGACGAAGAAGTACTGAACGCCGTGACGCTCGCCGGGGCGCGGCTTTCTTGTGGTGGCCGACACCGAGAGCCATACCTCGGGGTGGACCTTGCGCATATGGGCGACGACCGTGCTCTTGCCGACCCCGGAGGGGCCGGAGAGCACGGTCAGCCGCGGATGTACCTCTGCTGCCATGCAGCGATTATCCAGGTTCCCGGGAGTGCCCGAGAACGTCAGGCGGCACCGCCGCCGAACTCGCGCTCAAGAGACGCGATCTGGTTGGAGCCGAGACCACGCACACGGCGGCTCTCGGAGATGCCGAGCCGTTCCATGATCTGCTTGGCGCGGACTTTGCCCACGCCAGGCAGGGACTCAAGAAGAGCGGAGACCTTCATCTTGCCGATGACGTCGTTCTCCTGGCCCTGCTTGATGACCTCATGGAGCGAGGCGCCGGAGTGCTTGAGTCGATTCTTGACCTCGGCCCGCTCCCGGCGAGCCGCGGCGGCCTTTTCGAGCGCGGCTGCGCGCTGTTCAGGGGTAAGGGGCGGAAGAGCCACGCCTACGTCACCTCGGATGTCGAACTGTCGGATACGGACCGGTGAGGAACCTAATCGCCCCACACCAGGCGAGCAACGAGCGACGCAGTGCACCTGCGCTGCACGTTTGCTCTTCGACGGAGACTAGCGGCCAGGGCCGCTCCAGTCAGCGAGAACAGACGAAAAGTCCTGGTCAGCATCGACCGACTAGGACATTTCCGACATAACGACCGACTTTTCGGCCGAGATTCTGTCATTGGGCCGGCTGCGGAGCTTTCCGTTGGTGCCCGGGCATGACCTGCGGCCCCACCTGGGACCGCGCCCGTGGTCGCGCCTGTGCCCGAACAGGACCCGGACCCGCGATGTCCCGGCCTCAAGCGCCGGCGACCGCCGACCGCACCTCGTCCGCGAAGCGCGTCGCCGACTCGCGCAGGGCCGCCACGTCCGGGCCGTGGCGCAGCACACCGCGGCTCACGCTCGGGACGACATTGCCCACCGCCGCGCCGAAAACGCCGGGAAGATCCGCGGGCGTCGCGCCCTGGGCGCCGATGCCGGGGGCGAGCAGCGGGCCGTTGATGTCGAGATTCACACCGGCGTCTCCCAGCGTCGCTCCGACCACCGCGCCGACCGAGCCGAGCGGCTCGGCGCCCGCGTTCTCGGCCGCCATGTGGTCGAGCATGAGCTGGGCCAGGGAGCGGCCGTCCGCGGTCGTCGAGCGCTGGACCTCCGCGCCCTCCGGGTTCGAGGTGAGGGCCAGCACGAAGACGCCCGCACCGGAGACAGCCGCCGCGTCCAGCGCCGGGCGCAGCGAGCCGAAGCCGAGATACGGGGAGACGGTCACGGCGTCCGAGAAGAGCGGCGAGTCCTTGTCGAGGTAGGTCGCCGCGTAGGCGCCCATCGTCGAGCCGATGTCTCCGCGCTTGGCGTCCATCAGGACCAGCGCACCCGCAGCACGCGCCTCCTCGACCGCCTTCTCCAGCACGGCGATCCCGCGCGAGCCGAAACGCTCGAAGAACGCCGACTGCGGCTTGAGCACGGCGACCCGGTCGGCCAGCGCCTCCACGACGGTGCGCGTGAAGCGCTCGAGGCCGGCGATGTCGTCGTTCAGGCCCCACGCGGTCAGCAGGGACCCGTGCGGGTCGATGCCGACGCAGAGCGGTCCTCGGGTGTCCATGGCGTGGCGCAGGCGTGCGCCGAAGGGCGACGTGGTCCGGGGGGTCATGCGGTGGCCTTTCGGGTCTCGGCGCCGACAGCATCGGCGAGCGTGTCGTACGGGCCGGCCGCGAGCCGCGCCGCCAGGCCCTTGTGGATGGCGCGGGCGTAGAAGGGCCCCTCGTAGATGAACGCGCTGTAGCCCTGGACCAGCGTGGCGCCCGCCAGGATCCGCTGCCACGCGTCCTCGGCGTTTTCGATGCCCCCGACGCCCACGAGCGTGATCCGGTCGCCCACGCGCGCGTACAGCCGCCGCAGGACCTCCAGGGAGCGGTCCTTCACAGGCGCGCCGGACAGGCCTCCGGCCTCCTTGACCAGCTCGGGGTCGGACTTGAGGCCCAGGCCGTCCCGCGCGATCGTCGTGTTGGTGGCGATGATGCCGTCGAGGCCGAGCTCGAGGGCCAGGTCCGCGACCGCGTCCACATCCTCGTCCGCGAGATCCGGCGCGATCTTGACGAGGAGCGGGACGCGACGGTCCGGCACACTCCGGTCGGCGGCCTCGCGTACGGCGGTGAGCAGCGGGCGCAGCGACTCGGTCGCCTGGAGGTTGCGCAGTCCCGGCGTGTTCGGCGACGAGACGTTGACGACCAGGTAGTCGGCGTGGCGCGCGAGTCGCTCGGTGGAGGTCACGTAGTCGCCCACGGCCTCCGCCTCCGGCACGACCTTGGTCTTGCCGATGTTGACGCCGACCGTGGTCGCGAAGACCGCCCTGCGGGCGCCCAGGCGCTCTGCCACGGCGGCGGAACCCTCGTTGTTGAAGCCCATGCGGTTGATCAGCGCACGGTCCGGTACGAGCCGGAAGAGCCGCTTCTTGGGATTGCCGGGCTGCGGCTGCGCGGTGACCGTGCCGATCTCGATGTGGTCGAAGCCGAGCATCGACATGCCGTCGATGGCGACGGCGTTCTTGTCGAAGCCGGCGGCGAGGCCGAAGGGACCGTGCATCCGCAGGCCCAGCGCCTCGGTGCGCAGCTCCTTGTAGCGGGGCGCGAATGCCGCCGCGACGAACGTCCGCAGCACAGGGATGCGGACCGCGAGGCGGATCCAGCGGAAGGCCAGGTGGTGGGCCTCCTCCGGATCCATTCGCTTGAAGACCAGGTTGAAGAAGAGCTTGTACATGAAGGCGTCCTCACGCTCTGTTTTCTGGGGGGGACACCCCAGACCCCCGAGAGGGGACACCGTTCCCGGTGTCCCCTCCCCGATTGCCGGCCCGCTACCGGTCCGCGGGGACTGCTAGTCGCGGGCCGCGTTCAGGTGTTCCGCGTGTTCCTGGAGCGAACGGACGCCCACACCTCCGTGGTTGAGCGCGTCGATGCCCTGGACGGCGGCGGCGAGCGCCTGGACGGTCGTCAGGCACGGTACGGAGCGCGCCACGGCCGCCGTACGGATGTCGTAGCCGTCGAGGCGGCCGCCGGTGCCGTACGGGGTGTTGACGATGAGGTCGACTTCGCCGTCGTGGATCAGCTGGACGATGGTCCGCTCGCCGTTCGGGCCCTCCCCCTCGCTCTGCTTGCGCACGACGGTGGCGTTGATGCCGTTGCGCTTGAGCACCTCGGCAGTGCCGGACGTGGCGAGCAGCTCGAAGCCGTGGGCAACCAGCTCACGTGCCGGGAAGATCATCGAGCGCTTGTCGCGGTTGGCGACGGAGATGAAGGCGCGGCCCTTTGTGGGCAACGGTCCGTAGGCGCCGGCCTGCGACTTGGCATACGCCGTGCCGAAGACCGAGTCGATGCCCATGACCTCGCCGGTGGAACGCATCTCCGGGCCGAGGACGGTGTCGACGCCGCGGCCGTGGATGTCGCGGAAGCGCGACCACGGCATCACGGCCTCCTTGACGGAGATCGGCGCGTCCATCGGGAGCGTGCCGCCGTCGCCGTTCGCGGGCAGCATGCCTTCCGCGCGCAGTTCGGCGATGGTCGCGCCGAGCGAGATGCGGGCGGCGGCCTTGGCCAGCGGCACCGCGGTCGCCTTGGAGGTGAAGGGGACCGTGCGCGAGGCACGCGGGTTGGCCTCGAGTACGTACAGGATGTCGCCCGCCATCGCGAACTGGATGTTGATGAGTCCGCGGACGCCGACGCCCTTGGCGATGGCCTCGGTCGAGGCCCTCAGCCGCTTGATGTCGAAGCCGCCCAGCGTGATCGGGGGCAGTGCGCACGCCGAGTCGCCGGAGTGGATCCCGGCCTCCTCGATGTGCTCCATCACGCCGCCGAGGTAGAGCTCGGTGCCGTCGTAGAGCGCGTCGACGTCGATCTCGATCGCGTCGTCGAGGAAGCGGTCGACCAGGACGGGACGGGTGGGGCTGATCTCGGTGGACTCGGCGATGTACGACTCGAGACGCGCCTCTTCGTACACGATCTCCATGCCGCGCCCGCCCAGCACGTACGACGGGCGTACGAGGACGGGGTAGCCGATCTCGTCGGCGATGGCCTTGGCGCCGGCGAAGGTGGTCGCGGTGCCGTGCTTGGGGGCCGGGAGGCCGGCCTCGGCGAGTACCTGGCCGAAGGCGCCGCGGTCCTCGGCGGAGTGGATGGCCTCGGGCGAGGTGCCCACGATCGGCACGCCGTTGTCCTTGAGCGCCTGCGCGAGACCCAGCGGGGTCTGGCCGCCGAGCTGGACGATGACGCCCGCGATCGGCCCGGCCTGGGACTCCGCGTGCACGATCTCCAGGACGTCCTCCAGGGTGAGCGGCTCGAAGTAGAGCCGGTCGGAGGTGTCGTAGTCGGTGGAGACGGTCTCGGGGTTGCAGTTGACCATCACGGTCTCGTAGCCGGCGTCGCTCAGCGCGAAGGAGGCGTGGACACAGGAGTAGTCGAACTCGATGCCCTGGCCGATACGGTTCGGCCCCGAGCCGAGGATGATCACGGCGGGCTTCTCGCGCGGCGCGACCTCACTCTCCTCGTCGTACGAGGAATAGAAGTAC
This portion of the Streptomyces sp. NBC_01750 genome encodes:
- a CDS encoding primosomal protein N', which codes for MSSDNKQPEEPADGGPEQLALIRETVRKAKVPKAKPRTWRGAALAKELPVARVMVNKGVLHLDQYFDYAVPEELDADAQPGVRVRVRFGAGAHRVREGRREGGGLIDGFLIERRAESDYVGALAALAYVVSPEPVLSPEMLALARAVADRYAGSLADVLQLAVPPRNGRAEAKPSPEPLSPPAAPEAATWGRYGRGVAFLEALASGGAPRAVWTALPGPQWSDELARSVAATLASGRGALVVVPDGRRAARVDAALTALLGEGRHAVLTAESGPEKRYRQWLAVRRGSVRAVVGTRAAMFAPVQDLGLVAIWDDGDSSHSDENAPFPHVREVLELRATHDSCGFLLGSTGCTVEAAQLVASGWALPLIADREQVRSAAPLVRTVGDGELARDEAARAARLPSLAWRTVRDGLKSGPVLVQVPRRGYVPRLACERCRTPARCRHCSGPLEAPGAGDLTCGWCGRGAPDWHCVACGSTKLRAQIVGARRTAEELGRAFPAVQVRTSGRDHVLDTVPGRPALVVSTPGAEPVADGGYAAALLLDGWAMLGRPDLRAGEDALRRWMDAASLVRGQGEGGTVVIVAEPTLRPVQALVRWDPVGHAQRELAERAELGFPPVSRMAAVTGKAEAIAAFVATAALPGDAEVLGPVPVPAADPGRPRRPGDPPVGEVWERVLLRVPPGSGAALAAALKTAQAARMARGGGEPVRIRIDPPDIG
- the rpoZ gene encoding DNA-directed RNA polymerase subunit omega: MSSSITAPEGIINPPIDELLEATDSKYSLVIYAAKRARQINAYYSQLGEGLLEYVGPLVDTHVHEKPLSIALREINAGLLTSEAIEGPAQ
- a CDS encoding quinone-dependent dihydroorotate dehydrogenase — encoded protein: MYKLFFNLVFKRMDPEEAHHLAFRWIRLAVRIPVLRTFVAAAFAPRYKELRTEALGLRMHGPFGLAAGFDKNAVAIDGMSMLGFDHIEIGTVTAQPQPGNPKKRLFRLVPDRALINRMGFNNEGSAAVAERLGARRAVFATTVGVNIGKTKVVPEAEAVGDYVTSTERLARHADYLVVNVSSPNTPGLRNLQATESLRPLLTAVREAADRSVPDRRVPLLVKIAPDLADEDVDAVADLALELGLDGIIATNTTIARDGLGLKSDPELVKEAGGLSGAPVKDRSLEVLRRLYARVGDRITLVGVGGIENAEDAWQRILAGATLVQGYSAFIYEGPFYARAIHKGLAARLAAGPYDTLADAVGAETRKATA
- the carB gene encoding carbamoyl-phosphate synthase large subunit, which encodes MPKRSDIQSVLVIGSGPIVIGQAAEFDYSGTQACRVLKSEGLRVILVNSNPATIMTDPEIADATYVEPITPEFVEKIIAKERPDALLPTLGGQTALNTAISMHEQGVLEKYGVELIGANVEAINKGEDRDLFKGVVEAVNAKIGHGESARSVICHSMDDVIKGVDELGGYPVVVRPSFTMGGAGSGFAHNEDELRRIAGQGLTLSPTTEVLLEESILGWKEYELELMRDKHDNVVVVCSIENFDPMGVHTGDSITVAPSMTLTDREYQRLRDIGIAIIREVGVDTGGCNIQFAVNPDDGRIIVIEMNPRVSRSSALASKATGFPIAKIAARLAVGYTLDEIPNDITEKTPASFEPTLDYVVVKVPRFAFEKFPSADATLTTTMKSVGEAMAIGRNFTEALNKALRSLEKKGSQFSFTGEPGDKAQLLLTAKVPTDGRINTVMQAIRAGATPEEVFETTKIDPWFVDQLFLIKEHADDLAAAEKLDPELLADAKRHGFSDAQIAEIRGLREDVVREVRHALGIRPVYKTVDTCAAEFAANTPYFYSSYDEESEVAPREKPAVIILGSGPNRIGQGIEFDYSCVHASFALSDAGYETVMVNCNPETVSTDYDTSDRLYFEPLTLEDVLEIVHAESQAGPIAGVIVQLGGQTPLGLAQALKDNGVPIVGTSPEAIHSAEDRGAFGQVLAEAGLPAPKHGTATTFAGAKAIADEIGYPVLVRPSYVLGGRGMEIVYEEARLESYIAESTEISPTRPVLVDRFLDDAIEIDVDALYDGTELYLGGVMEHIEEAGIHSGDSACALPPITLGGFDIKRLRASTEAIAKGVGVRGLINIQFAMAGDILYVLEANPRASRTVPFTSKATAVPLAKAAARISLGATIAELRAEGMLPANGDGGTLPMDAPISVKEAVMPWSRFRDIHGRGVDTVLGPEMRSTGEVMGIDSVFGTAYAKSQAGAYGPLPTKGRAFISVANRDKRSMIFPARELVAHGFELLATSGTAEVLKRNGINATVVRKQSEGEGPNGERTIVQLIHDGEVDLIVNTPYGTGGRLDGYDIRTAAVARSVPCLTTVQALAAAVQGIDALNHGGVGVRSLQEHAEHLNAARD
- the pyrF gene encoding orotidine-5'-phosphate decarboxylase, whose product is MTPRTTSPFGARLRHAMDTRGPLCVGIDPHGSLLTAWGLNDDIAGLERFTRTVVEALADRVAVLKPQSAFFERFGSRGIAVLEKAVEEARAAGALVLMDAKRGDIGSTMGAYAATYLDKDSPLFSDAVTVSPYLGFGSLRPALDAAAVSGAGVFVLALTSNPEGAEVQRSTTADGRSLAQLMLDHMAAENAGAEPLGSVGAVVGATLGDAGVNLDINGPLLAPGIGAQGATPADLPGVFGAAVGNVVPSVSRGVLRHGPDVAALRESATRFADEVRSAVAGA
- the metK gene encoding methionine adenosyltransferase, producing MSRRLFTSESVTEGHPDKIADQISDTILDALLREDPASRVAVETLITTGLVHVAGEVTTKAYADIPTLVRNKILEIGYDSSKKGFDGASCGVSVSIGAQSPDIAQGVDTAYEKRVEGDEDELDKQGAGDQGLMFGYACDETPALMPLPIHLAHRLSRRLSEVRKNGTIPYLRPDGKTQVTIEYDGDKAVRLDTVVVSSQHASDIDLDSLLAPDIREFVVEHVLKELIEDGIKLDTDGYRLLVNPTGRFEIGGPMGDAGLTGRKIIIDTYGGMARHGGGAFSGKDPSKVDRSAAYAMRWVAKNVVAAGLAARCEVQVAYAIGKAEPVGLFVETFGTATLEVDKIEQAITEVFDLRPAAIIRDLDLLRPIYAQTAAYGHFGRELADFTWERTDRVDALRTAAGL
- the coaBC gene encoding bifunctional phosphopantothenoylcysteine decarboxylase/phosphopantothenate--cysteine ligase CoaBC, yielding MDKPKVVLGVSGGIAAYKACELLRKLTESGHDVRVVPTASALHFVGAATWSALSGNPVSTEVWSDVHEVPHVRIGQHADLVVVAPATADMLAKAAHGLADDLLTNTLLTARCPVVFAPAMHTEMWEHPATQENVATLRRRGAVVIEPAVGRLTGVDTGKGRLPDPGEIFDVCRRVLARGVAAPDLAGRHVVVSAGGTREPLDPVRYLGNRSSGKQGYALARTAVARGARVTLIEANTGMPDPAGVDVVHVGTAVQLREAVLKAAADADAVVMAAAVADFRPSAYTEGKIKKKDGQEPAPIALVRNPDILAEISVERARPAQVIVGFAAETDDVLANGRDKLRRKGCDLLVVNEVGERKTFGSEENEAVVLAADGDETPVPHGPKEALADTLWDLVVPRLG
- the gmk gene encoding guanylate kinase, whose protein sequence is MAAEVHPRLTVLSGPSGVGKSTVVAHMRKVHPEVWLSVSATTRKPRPGERHGVQYFFVTDEEFDKLIANGELLEWAEFAGHRYGTPRRAVLERIEAGEPVLLEIDLQGARQVKESMPESQLVFLAPPSWDELVRRLTGRGTESPEVIERRLAAAKVELAAESEFDITLVNTSVEDVARELLALMQLSSGS
- a CDS encoding integration host factor codes for the protein MALPPLTPEQRAAALEKAAAARRERAEVKNRLKHSGASLHEVIKQGQENDVIGKMKVSALLESLPGVGKVRAKQIMERLGISESRRVRGLGSNQIASLEREFGGGAA